From the Drosophila sechellia strain sech25 chromosome X, ASM438219v1, whole genome shotgun sequence genome, the window GTCGGTGAAAGAAGTGTTTTCTTCGGGGCAGGCAAAATTATTAACTCATCGAAATCGATTATTAAAATATGATCTCCGgaaatacttatttttttttataaaagttAAAAGCAAAGTAGTTTTATCATTTAATGCAAATCAATTCGATTTTCGTGGGCTTTTTTTGTAATGCATTtcgttgaatattttattagtgCATATTTCCAAAcgggttttttgttttttgtgtaaGAGCTGTTTAAATTAAAGTCAGCGAGAAGATTTTTGAAAGGATTTAGCTGGTTACTGTCGGAAAACAAAGGCAACTCAAATTTCAAGACTAGTTTCTTGAACTGTGAAGTTTGTGAGCATCCTCGCCTCAGATTTCCCGACGCTTCCTGATCGTAAATTAAAAACGAATAATAATCTGAGCTGCGCGCAGATCAGATAAGATCAGCTTAGTTCGTTCTGCTCGCTCGAGGCTCGTTTATTACACGTTCAATGTGGGTCAATGAAACAAGATCATGATTTTTCACAAAACCAACGGCTACATAGTCGCTACACACATTACACACGTCACAGTacttacatatataaaaaaaaaaaacgattgcTGATAATTACACCGTACAATTTCAATTAGCATTTAATCAAGCAAAGAACTTGCCTTGGCATTTGATtgtcaaaaaacaaataaaaaataataccagAGTACAGACCAATCCATGCCGAAACCACAGGCCATTGAAGGCAGTGCCCAAAAGGAGGCGGTGGTGTGGTGGGGCTAACAGAAGAAGGGGCGGGGTTGTCGGTGCTAACACACTTATCTGTGTCACCTCGATTAGTCGTTAAAGTCGTGTACAAAAAATCCCAaatgcactgagcgaaaagcGGTTGTAAAATGGTATTCAATACTTTTGAGACTAGTTCTTATCACAGCATTGACTATACCATTCATACTTGAAGATTTCTTTacaatctttaatttttttattctcAACATAAAATTATTATGGTATTGGAGCGTGTAATGTGTAGTTCCTTGAGACCTTGTGGAACTTGCCACTGAAAAAGGGCTTTACATTCCTAACCGAAAAGTAAAAGGGGCATCCAAACAAGTAGAACAGGGAAGAATTTCGAGATCGTGTGGAACTCGTTTTCCGATTCCGAACTCTAACTGTAAAAGGGGGGGGGAAGATCAtgtagcaaaaaaaaaaataataataagacaGATACCAGGAAGCTGTTGAAGgatcaaaaaagaaaaatggaaaacagaAACGAGTTCAACTTTTCAAGGAGCCTTGGACAACGAAACCAGTTTGGGGAAAGGGAAAAAGAATGCACTTAAGTTCCCCGTCCAATGCAACTTCTTACCCGATTATCATAATCATTATCAATATGCAACAAAATGATCATTAAACCATTGCGATCTCCTTATTTTCTGCCTGCTCTTGTCGCTTGGACTTTGAACCGCGCCGGCTATTAAAGAAGATGTGTGTAtaaaaacaacatttttaCATCGGTCAGTCGGATTCAGTTTTTGGCATCGAGCTGTAAAAAcgaaatacaaaaacaaaacaaaaaaccgaaaaaccaaaaaaaaccaaacggccatatgaataaataaataagcgaagtgccgaaacaaaacaaaaacgaaacaacGAATTTTTCAACCTGTTTTCGAAGCGTTTTTAGTGCGTTTTACGAGCGTTTTCTAAGCgttgcaaaatgtttttaaattttttttttaacgcgTTTCGTTAGGGCGTTTTTCTCTCAACTTTTCCGCGTCTCATGCGTTATAATTAAAGTTGTATTTCTTTTCTATTTAAATAGCTGGTAGATACAAACAATTAAAGCAACTGCAGAGCAAATTTACCAACAAACAAAGcaacaacacacacaaacaaatgTACAAAGCCAATCCaaaattacaaatattaatttaaaacacaaAGAAACAATTAAATGTGCCAACAATtaccaaaacaacaaaaacaatacaaGTCAGAGGGAAGACAACAAAATCGATGCCtgtaaacataattataaaatatactaAAAGCACTTATCCCAAAAAGAGAACGAGAAACTCGAGGAGAGAGTAGAAAGAGTGAAGAAACACTaactgaaaataaattaattgcaaCACAAATAGCCGTAAGAGTAAACTAAAGTTAATTAAAGAGTCAGTGAAAATTCAATCAAAATGCGATTCACCTACAATCAGTATAAACATTACGAGTCCGGTTATCGGATTCCATCTAAAATGCATAATCTGAGCCAccacaataataacaacagcaacaataataataataatagtaataataataatgggggtggccacaacagcaacaacaatggcaacaacaatggccatCACTATGCCCATcacaacaatagcaacaatggcggcaacaacaacacaaattTCCAAGCCTATCAGCATCATTACAAAAGTAATTTCGGTAAGGATGTGTAAAGAGATGTAGTATGAAATAGAAGGTATTCTTCAGATACTTTCATAAGAAAAGTTCGCCTAAATCTTATGCTTACATTCTGCCTACTCATTGTTCATATTCAATGAATGTTTGATTAGTTCCCAAAAattctgttgttgctgtatCAATTTTATAGTTGCCCCATAAAGATACCCGTTCGTTTCTCAAAAAATTATGAGTTTCTAATATCTTGCTACGGTTTTGCGATAGATAGATAGACTTTGCTGGAATTGCCAGCTGACAACAAGAGTTAgacttttttatttgccaatttgGACGATTTATGGACAATTACGTATGTACAAAACATATATCCGAAATCCAGACATCGCCTTAATTGTACTATCCCAACATCCAATGCTAATGGCTGGCTTATCGGCAAACACGCCACGGTTGTTTGGACgaatgaataaaaaaaaaaacaaatctcTTGTTGCGCCTCCGCGCTCTGATAACATGTCATTATCGATATGGATGGGTGTTCCAGGCCGGTATTTCctagccagccagccagccccAAAAGATCCAAACATCCAAGCTGAAATGTCGAGCTCCCCAATCTCCGATTACGCGAGAGGCGCCAGTTGTCGCCGGTGATTCAATTTCATACTCCTCCATATCGGGCTTACTTCTTGGTCGGTTGTCGGTTCTTGTTTAACGCTTTTCGCCAGTTGCCAAGTTTGGCGGAGCGATAAGATTACTGGCAAAACAGTAAAACTATAGCCAACAGACGCAGGCATTTCAATCAAACGCCGAACCACTTGACCAGCCCGCTAATTGGATTGCGGATGGTGACCAAAAATGAGATCAGCAGGGAGAAGAAGTTCTTGTCCAGCGATCTAAACAAAATATGCCTTTTCAAAGTAATTGAACATTTCGATTAAAGATGTGTAACATTTTAAAGTACCCACTACTAACTACTTTCAATCGAACAAATTGGCCAGACTTCTTAGGTTCTAATTTCCGCTATGACATGGTTTTCGAACCACTTGACCGGCAGGGGCTCATCTTTCACAGTAGCGAAGGATGTACAATGGAGACCAGTGAGGGGACGGAGCACAGTGGGTCACAGTGGGCTGGGTTCAATACActtaatttattgtttttattgacaATCTGTTTTGGATTCACCTCTCTACGAAGCTGTTATTTCGTCCGAAGGAGTCTGCGTTTAATTATAGAACTTGCAAATTCCCGAGGCAACAACATCTGTGTTTAACTATTCAGGTTGATTCTTTACGCCAACCTCGCCCAGATCTTCTGAGCTGAGAATTGAATTAAAGTCACCTTATTCTTTTCTGCCAGCCAATTGGGTGCAAAGTCGGGGTCTGCTTCTGGTGTATCATCCTAGATAGACGAAAGTGACTTTAGGCTAGCTCCGATTGTCATATCGTTAACGTATCCATTTATCCGCAGTATCTttagtatctgtatctgtatctttagTATCTGTGTCTGCATATgtttctgtatctgtatctgtatctgctctGTAATGAGACGACAGTTTAGCTGCTTGGAAACAATGGGCGCGTATCGCCGCGTATCATCTACCACCCACCCCCGTTTCCGATCCCAAACCGTGTATCTGCCTTATCTGCAGCCGTGCCAGGTAAAGCCCATTTGGCGGGATCCGTTCTGCGGGTTCCCGCTTATGTGGCTCTACTTGCAGGTAGTAGGCGCGTTCCGCAAGCCCAACAATAAATGTTTGCCTCTTTGTTTGATTGCCAGCCAAGGTTAGGCCAAAAGGGTGCGGATCGCGTGggtgttttattttccttttttttaccCAAGAGCCAAGAGTCGAACAGATTTTCTCACCTTCCTCATTTGTGTAGCACCTATGTCTACATAATTTCCATCTCTTTCCgaaatttttttgttgtgttttctGGGAGCGCAACGCACGTCACCGAGGGATATTCGTAATTGAAGATCAAAGTTTGTTTGCTTTCGTTGCTGCTATCAAAGGCGCTATTGTTTGCTCGATTCTTATCTCATAAATTAGCTCGTAATTGTTTAACGATTTTACCGGAATTAAGGAACGGAACATAGTTTCATAGGAGATTTCTACAGAATTAAAATGGATTTCGTTTGGGAAGTGGGCGTTCGAATTTGACAAAGTAAATAGTTGTGAGTTAATTTTTGGGTGGATTTCTTTTTAGAATTACACCTTTTATTTGTCGTAATTTATAGCAGTTGACACTTCTTTATATTTgattgtttgcatttttctaTGTTTTCCCATTGGATTTGAAAGGAgctattttatttgtaaatgtataaAAAGCTTAGGCAGTTGAGCCTAAAATCCTTTTTGCCCTTTTCTAATTTACCTTGCTTGGTTttatcgttttatttttttctttggcctATCCCAACAAATATTACTGAACCCAGAATACCCAATGCCCCCAGAGATATAACCCCCAGTCGTGTATGTTTGCAATTGATTCgcgttttaattaaaatgctccGTGAAATACACATGTAAGTTCAAATAGGGAAACAGCGAAAGCCAAATATACGATCGACTATGGtatggaaataataataatacagaAATAAGGCTGCCAGAGGAGTGGACCTGGACCCAAGTGGCGGCTTGTTAATGGGTTGGGTTCGCTTGGTTTGGTCGGGTTTGTCTGGCTTCCTTATCAGCGCACTCCGGCTCATTGTTCCGCTggctgtgctgctgctgctactccTCCTGCTGCCCACGATAACGTACAAACAGCGCCCAGCCAGATGAGATACgtatgtgcatgtgtgtggctATACTTGTGGGCAAGAACTTCATGTAGAGCAGcggaaaataaaatgaaatgaaataaaatgaagtgaaattaaatgaaatgaaataaccCTTAACTGCtgttgaaattgaaatggaaatgcgaatgcgaaagcaaatggaaattgagCTTCAATTGAGATCAACAATGAATGCGACAGTagcatcaccatcaccatcatcgccatcatcatTGTTACAATGAAGGCGGATAGTGCAGCTGCAACAGATTCTATGCTCGGACTCAGGCGAAGGCGACACTACTACTACACGGACTTTAGGTCTCCGGGTTTGCATTCTCCGGCGGAGTTCAATGCACCCCATAGACGTCGCAGCATTATCAGTTTCCCCTGGCATATAACTTGCAACTTGCGAACGGGCACCACAAATCAGACAATGTTTTCTTGGTTCGCCTCTATCtggattttaattcttttgtGCTCCAATAAAGCCCAGTACCATAGGCGCTATGTGGAACTGGAAATGAGGCGATCGTTGTACGCGTATAGGAGTTTTCACTTCCACTTGGCTTGACCTCATCCAAATGGATGAAACAAAAGACATACGATATACATATAATGGCAATCGATTTGTACTAATCACATCATTTGTTTTACTTAAATTCCAGGCATGAGAATGACCATGTCCACCAATTCCACAATGAGTGCGCGAATACATCGAAAAGGATTTCGCATACCATCGAAAAGACAGCCGGGTAAGGGATTGCCCGGCAAGCTGCACACCATATCCAGGGTGAGTCTTAATTACTAATTAACTAGCATGCTAATATTAACTACTTAAAAACATGAGAGATAAGCATAATAGGACTGGGAAACCTACGCCTAGTCTTCACTTGGCTGGTGGCTTGAAAATTGTACTGATGGTTTCCATTTCGCTGTCATTTTTCCAGACGGGTCCTGGCAAAATGGTTCCTGGGAAGCGAATACCACAGCGACCCCATCCGCCGCCCTGTGACAACTCGAACGACAGTGGGCTGGGTTTCGATCAGCACACGGAGCTCAGATCCTCGGCAGGAGCTGGGGGCGTCGCTGATCCGGCGGCCAATGGAGGCAGTGGCTCCAATTCCGGCCAGCGATCCAGTTTGCTGGTCAATAGCGCTTTAACCAACACAgtggctgctgcagcagccgcagcagctgccgcGGTGGCCAGCAACACgttgcagcagcatcagcagcaccaccaacagcagcagcaacaacagcagcagcagcaacaacagcagcagcagcagcaacattcaCCGCAGCAGCATTTAATCAGAGCGATACCTGTATCAAGGTGAGTCActgccaccaccacctcctGCCCCCACCCAAAATCCAGccatatatgtagatatgtCCCAAAAGATCTTCATGCGAGTTCATGGAGGCGCAGGCGCAACTCAAGATAATTGCCAGCTCatgatttcatttcgttttgcGTTTGATCCATGGTTGCGAGTGAATGAATATTGAATATTGATTGAAATACACCCCACAACTCAGATGCACAAACTTACACACATCGAAGAGTTCGAGATCTTGTTAgatatttcttttatttaccaGACTGCTGAGGTATTTCTTTGGCTGTCCGCATGTCTGCATGTCCGTAAATAATGGTATCAGATTTCATAGCCTAGGCGCGTTGGAGCCGCACCGTATAAACTAAAACCTTTAGGTCTTGTTTATAATATGTTGAACTTGTTTATAGATTCGGAACCCTGCTTTCCTTATGATGAGTACCAGCGAAGCAATGCATTTTCAGACTGACTACGCTtcacaaataataaaaaataccgAATCTGCATGAATTGAACTTCGGGGAAAAACTGCTTCGCATTTGgcaatgtttgtttgtttgttgggAATGGTCGGGCTCACAAAAAGCTGAAAACTCATTTCGGGAAGAAGAACATGGGACCGAGGCTCGCCAATAACTATAACAACTTTATTAGTTCAGTTTGGAAATTCATTTCGATAGGAACGCGTGTGCTGCTCGTGCGGTGATCGGATTTAATAAGAAATGCAAAGATATCTGTGGGATACCCAAAGGTACATGAATACTACTACTTAGTATTTAGTTGAGTTATAGGAAAGTGAATCGTTTAAAATCCTTGAGCCTTCTGTTGCACAAATATGGTTTCTTTTCTCCACACTCTAGTCTTCTGAAGACTCTCGCTGGACAGGTTTTGCTGTTTGTAGGTCATGgtgaatttgtttattataatttagTTTGACTCGATGCGGATTACGAGATTTAAATGTGGTCTGTGTGCGCTGTTGTTGTGGTATATTGTAGTCATAGGTATTGTAATTGCATGGCTACTATCTGTGTAAATCGCCGCATTATCTTATCGGCTTATCAGTTATTGCAAATTGCAGTTGGGGAATCTCAAAAGTGGGCAGAAGGCAGAACTATGTGGGCTAATTCAGTAGGTGCTCGGCTCTTTGGGGGCAACCCCAACAACCCCTTATCTCTCAGAAATCCAGAGGGAAAACAATGGAAGTGTTGTGATTTTTATTGGGGTTTATTTAGGGCTTTCGGTAATTACAGGAACGATCGGTTAATTGTTAAGTGcttacttgttttttttttgtatctatcGACATTGACATACAACTAGCAGAGAATATACATTTTCTAATGTTCAAAAAATGAGTTTTCGAATATTTGAATATTCTGTGTTGCATTTATTCGTTTTTCAGTTTGTTTGCCAGCTTTTGTCCGGCGTTCTTTTTGTTCATCTTGCAGATTTGCACATTCTTTGCTTGgcttaatttaattagcaTGTATGAAAAATACGCAATTTTCTCTGTCGCACTTTGGCCAATGACTTTTAGATGCGGTTTGTTTTCTTCTGGCTGCTTGTTTCTGTTAGTATATGGACGCGATTACTTATACGCACTGTTGCCGCCGACCGCCTTGCGATTCGTGATTTCGCTTTGCTTTGCTTCGCTTATTATCAATCAGCTGCACTCTCAGTGCTCCATTCGCCCGATTTGGGTTAGGATTGAAGCGCAGTATCTGCGCGTAGATTACGTATGCCCGTTATGGATGCAGGGAAATTATGGCATGCGACTTTATCACTTTTATTAGCTAATGGGCGAACCTAGTTCCACAACTCAACAACTTGCTTGTGGACTTTCTCATGAGTAACTTTAAACAAGCGCATATCTAAACTGGAAAAAGGTGCAAAGAACCGAGTCCATTGACATGAAACTAGTTATTTTTGATTGATTGCCAGCTAATCGTTGGTGTTGCGATTTTATCCAATTGTACATTGTGggcaaaatatattgaaattaCTTGTAAATTCTTTTGCAGAAAAATTGTTTAGCTTGTAGCGTGTAAGTGTTTAGTTTTTCCCTATTTCCCTATATTTTCAACCTTGAAGCGTgatattgttttgattttcctgtccatttaaatgaaatcagtCCTCGATTGAGTTCAGGCCGTTAGTTCCGATCAGTTCCGTTGAGTTCCGCCGAGATCCGTTCAGTTATATTCGGTTTAGCTTTTTTTTCTATTGAGCTGAGTGTCGATTTGGGTTCGTTGAATGCATTCGAAATGCAATCGGACATTGATTGGCGCATTGGAATTCGAAATCAATTTATTTGTAATCTCTTTCAAGACAAACAGATACTTCGCTCTCGTCAATTTAATGCCAATTATGATTCTACCTAGATAATTAAATGGCATCCTGTCAGTTATGTTTGTAGATAGTTAGTTCTATATGCAGAAATTTAATCTATGCAGGCATAAACTAGCTATCCCTAGctaaaagacaaaaaaaaaaaacgatccATGAATCGATTTACGTATAAAACATTATGTAATGCGTGCGTGTGCTGCTGTTGTGTATCCATGTACATGAATgtctgtatatatatgttaacGTATAGATCGCGGAACAACACGAAAGTGATGGCTCACTGTCTGGAGGATCTGGACCTGATATCGGCATCCTCGGAGGACGGCTCGGCCATTGCGACGCCGGCCGTTTTGGACGAGGACACGGGCTTCGTGAACGACACCAAAACGACGACAGCCGGTGGCAGTAGTAGCTCGGATCCATTTGGAGGCGTCTTCAAGGCAACCGAGGCAGCCGTGGCAGCAGCCGTTAATGCCTTCAatctgcaacagcagcagcattcgGTGcatcagcaggagcagcagcatcaactcTTTCAGTACAACGGATTGCTGttgcagccgcagcagcagttgcaacaccagcagtcgcagtcgcatcaccaccaacaacaacaacaacagcatcaCCGCCATGGCAAGCATATCAAACGCAAGAAGCTCGAGTGCAACCAGGTGGAGCTGGACAACGATGATGCCTGCAGCGAGGATGAGTTCATCCGCAAGATTGCCAGTTCGGTAACGATGTCACCCACGCTCGAGGCCACGCCCTCGCCGCCGCCCATTGCCGCCTCCGTTGCACCTGCCACGACCATTGTTAACCTCCTGCCGCTcatcagcagcggcaacaacaacaacaacaacaacattgaGACAAAGTAAGCTGCGTGTTTTCTTTTGCAGcgttaaaaagaaaacaatgtTTGCCACACAAATAACTAATACGTTCCTTGGTAAATTTTCAatagtttaattaaattctatAATTTAAAACCACAAATTATGTAACCAAACTGAAGAACTAGATGCACATAATATTGGCAAAAGCATTGCCAATTGATTTACATCTAAATTGCAAACCAAATAATTTAGACGGACACAAAATTTGTAGCAGCAAAACTTTCGTTAACCAAACAGACAAGATTGGCGAAAAATAATCAGACTTAATTGTTAAAGTTTATACatgcgaaacaaaaaaaaaatggcacacaaacaaatttataaaacaaacaactcgGAAAGCACTAGTCTCGATAATATTTTAATGACTCAGAAATGTTTAAGCAATGACAAATTACTAGATTACCTTTCAAAATTTAAACAACAAGTGCCAGAAAGACGGAAAACAATTAGAACCCgccaaataaattatttcggTGCCAGAATAATTGACTCTgcgaattaaaaaaataagaaaaaacacGTTTGTTATTCCCAGATTATTTACTTTGATGGCTTTGACTTTTgttctttaataattttcaaatgTGCGTTTGTTCCCATCTTTCCGTATGTATTAtttacacatatatatgtgtcCGTTTGTAAGCAAAGGCGTATAAATTCGAAACAATTGTAAACAATTGGTCAAAGCtaagatttatttaaacaaaacaaaaaaaaatcaaaacaaattgaaacgATACGAAACGAACCAAAACGAAAAACCGAACCGACTGCAAAGTGCAGCAAtgaaaatttgcgaaaattcCTTTTCGGCCTTTTTATGTTtcatgtgcgtgtgtgtatgtttgtGAGTAATTAACAGCATTCAAAAAACTCATATATCATTCATTATTTAGCTATACATATTCAACTAAATCCGTATCTGTGTACGCGCAGCCCAGCTGCCTTTTCTATTTGTATCTAAAAAAGAACTCATGCAATCTCATCCCGCCCCAAcatccctttttttttggccagcacatgtgaaaaataatacataaatCATTTAACCCAAAGCGAATCTAGATTTCCTCATCGGCCAAAGTTCAAGTACAAGTTCCGAGTTTTCTTTTAACGATCCTTAGACAAATAAACTCAGCCTTCGATTTTTAACGATCGAATGGAAAAGTTGCGCCAGTGAACAGACTAATACAATTCGATCTCGGTCTCTACTTGTTCCAACCCACAGATTCATATCGGCCAGGAATGTCACTCGCGTGGCTAACAAACGTCAACCCACTACCCCGCTGAACAGCGTCGCCAGCTCCAATGACGGCCAGGTGcagctggagatcttgtcgcAGCCGGAGCAACAGCATCGGGCTCGCTACCAAACGGAGGGCAGCCGCGGTGCCGTCAAGGATCGCAGCGGCAATGGATTCCCGATCGTTCGACTGACCGGATACGATAAGGTTGCCGTCCTCCAGGTCTTCATCGGCACGGACATTGGACGCGTGGCACCGCACA encodes:
- the LOC6618436 gene encoding putative uncharacterized protein DDB_G0277255 isoform X6: MRFTYNQYKHYESGYRIPSKMHNLSHHNNNNSNNNNNNSNNNNGGGHNSNNNGNNNGHHYAHHNNSNNGGNNNTNFQAYQHHYKSNFGMRMTMSTNSTMSARIHRKGFRIPSKRQPGKGLPGKLHTISRTGPGKMVPGKRIPQRPHPPPCDNSNDSGLGFDQHTELRSSAGAGGVADPAANGGSGSNSGQRSSLLVNSALTNTVAAAAAAAAAAVASNTLQQHQQHHQQQQQQQQQQQQQQQQQQHSPQQHLIRAIPVSRSRNNTKVMAHCLEDLDLISASSEDGSAIATPAVLDEDTGFVNDTKTTTAGGSSSSDPFGGVFKATEAAVAAAVNAFNLQQQQHSVHQQEQQHQLFQYNGLLLQPQQQLQHQQSQSHHHQQQQQQHHRHGKHIKRKKLECNQVELDNDDACSEDEFIRKIASSVTMSPTLEATPSPPPIAASVAPATTIVNLLPLISSGNNNNNNNIETKFISARNVTRVANKRQPTTPLNSVASSNDGQVQLEILSQPEQQHRARYQTEGSRGAVKDRSGNGFPIVRLTGYDKVAVLQVFIGTDIGRVAPHMFYQACKVAGKNSTQCNEKKVDGTMVIEIDFKPETDMTITCDCVGILKERNVDVEHRFPEHLAQKNKKKSTRCRMVFRTQLTRDDGTTETLQVCSNPIICTQPPGVPEICKKSLNSCPVDGGLELFIIGKNFLKDTHVVFQETYDSVNGDDPATEIAVRQQLIGGTAALWEQSVLPDKEYLHQTHLICTVPPYLHQNILKPVQVQVSIVSSGKKSEPHTFTYTAKGQYTTLAAASTLSNTIHAQAI